The following are from one region of the Capsicum annuum cultivar UCD-10X-F1 chromosome 1, UCD10Xv1.1, whole genome shotgun sequence genome:
- the LOC107879851 gene encoding protein GAMETE EXPRESSED 2 isoform X1 gives MANQLLFCTILVFFVSLFPSLTHQLSLSEDMPVPSFAFSWLDNNGTYVAGAVATIMVKVIENFDPAKVKHPFNPNISVNDKMGNSSYISGVSSNFGGNFGDWTISFVPIMTGLFNVLITDDHFNVFDSSLHFQVTPGSIYPSASVVSWKNGVSEFAAGTKASIMILPKDAFGNNISSASHEGLNTYNFTSSISTFNGSIAAMLNFTNKGWDVFGYLVAEFVVATAGSLFLNIEGDNQTLSGCPLMFIVNPGSLDVSKCLLQWELETKYFQIFSLVEGFIHQHDQYGNLVPGLYEFDVEVIENGTDLIIPVTDMQFRQVGLGIQLFSFSLKEPGDFKLMIYHKEQNNSISTMPFHFTVYIGYCDGMNSIVNGSGLNDSVAGETARFSVLLRDAYLYPSLVEIESLQVQVVKEFDSYHAQASIHPMRVVNGTACGSNLNCSALNDVELAFTPLADANLDPRNMRFNAFDVSYIPERSGIYEIRVFCGNIPLNGGHPFRKAVSAGKVNISLSGPVKFSPKVPKLTKNEITVQLMDSYSNPVSLQQSRLKLEIGSVNRSVFLIGNFSDNKDGTYSGNYQATDVGTYELCASFDGMHFTPCPFGVNVYTSEYFPRVQNDSVWVWEDDSIAFDALENDYFAGHNITIVEFSKPGHGSILQYGHLFRYTPFKGFNGRDSFSYTICDVNGNIASGGVDISVLSIPPQVVSVPSQLLATEDVISPRFGGFSGLEIMYSDSTENISITFSAQSGIVFLSPMLMQFWKPAWSISSTSKEVGNTTELTLTGCVEEINFAIQSLQYFGNEDFYGTDTIQVSTMNKNGKNSLDIPILVEAINDPPLINLPPFVIMDQGSEDGFIFTRDGNKSVVFVGDPDLLHYPGNASRFLVMFSMEVTSGFLSTKLPANLISTTELKLRTSYQWQPLQTYVTISEHFMVKAKGIRFRGTLEDCNSVLEQLLYHGDEHRVFLIVTVNDMGNYGCYPDCTDLMSMPHFVEASVSLMRERPLSSFFVHAFGSAIIVEFILVLSLGVILLCFICKCAFVLINEKRRQTPQDSELSNAQHSHEGKLIECLSDKMTRLRGCCSNSVMSNLQLSKFHMRSCLQLGIGGCPKPTNTSSNDQLEMTSPSGLSPAASTKDKQFSNQLEQPQVY, from the exons ATGGCGAATCAACTTCTCTTTTGCACCATCTTAGTGTTCTTCGTCTCTCTTTTTCCCTCTTTAACTCATCAACTTTCATTATCAG AAGATATGCCAGTTCCTAGTTTTGCATTTAGTTGGTTGGACAACAATGGTACATATGTTGCTGGGGCTGTGGCAACCATAATGGTCaaggttattgaaaattttgatccTGCCAAAGTGAAGCACCCTTTCAATCCCAACATCAGTGTCAATGATAAAATGGGAAACAGTTCTTACATTTCTGGCGTTTCATCAAATTTTGGTGGTAATTTTGGGGATTGGACGATTTCTTTCGTTCCCATCATGACCGGGTTGTTCAATGTGCTGATCACTGATGATCACTTCAATGTTTTTGATTCTTCACTGCATTTTCAAGTCACCCCAG GTAGCATCTATCCATCTGCAAGTGTAGTGTCATGGAAAAATGGAGTGAGTGAATTTGCAGCAGGGACGAAAGCTTCAATTATGATTCTTCCTAAAGATGCATTTGGGAATAATATATCTTCTGCAAGTCATGAAGGACTGAACACTTACAACTTTACATCATCTATATCTACTTTCAATGGTTCCATTGCAGCTATGCTCAATTTCACCAATAAAGGATGGGATGTATTTGGTTATCTTGTGGCGGAGTTTGTTGTAGCTACAGCTGGAAGTCTTTTCCTTAATATAGAAGGAGACAACCAAACATTGAGTGGTTGTCCACTAATGTTCATAGTGAACCCAG GATCTCTGGATGTTTCAAAATGTTTGTTGCAGTGGGAACTTGAAACAAAATACTTCCAAATATTTTCTCTTGTAGAAGGTTTTATCCACCAGCACGATCAATATGGAAATCTTGTTCCAGGGTTGTATGAATTTGATGTTGAAGTTATTGAAAATGGGACAGATTTGATTATTCCTGTGACAGATATGCAATTCAGGCAGGTCGGCCTGGGTATCCAGTTGTTCTCCTTCAGCCTAAAGGAACCAGGGGACTTCAAACTTATGATATATCACAAAGAGCAgaataattccatctcaacaatGCCGTTTCATTTTACTGTGTATATAG GTTATTGTGATGGAATGAATAGTATTGTTAATGGGTCGGGTCTAAATGACTCTGTTGCTGGTGAAACTGCAAGGTTCTCTGTCTTATTGAGGGATGCTTATCTATATCCTTCACTTGTTGAGATAGAAAGCCTGCAAGTACAAGTAGTGAAGGAATTCGATTCTTATCATGCACAAGCAAGCATACACCCAATGAGGGTGGTCAATG GAACTGCATGTGGTTCGAATTTGAATTGCAGTGCACTTAATGATGTGGAACTTGCTTTTACTCCTCTGGCTGATGCAAACCTTGAT CCGAGAAACATGAGATTTAATGCCTTTGATGTTAGTTATATACCAGAGAGGAGCGGTATCTATGAAATTCGTGTATTTTGTGGAAATATTCCATTAAATGGGGGTCATCCATTCAGAAAGGCAGTAAGTGCAG GCAAAGTTAATATATCTCTTTCAGGACCTGTGAAATTCAGTCCAAAAGTACCAAAGCTGACAAAGAATGAGATCACTGTTCAACTCATGGATTCATATTCTAATCCAGTCTCCTTACAGCAGTCAAGGTTAAAGTTGGAGATTGGTTCAGTTAACAGATCGGTTTTTTTAATTGGGAATTTTAGTGATAATAAGGATGGCACGTATAGTGGAAACTACCAGGCAACGGATGTTGGCACCTATGAGTTATGTGCCTCTTTTGATGGAATGCATTTCACGCCATGCCCCTTTGGTGTGAATGTATACACTA GTGAGTATTTCCCTAGAGTACAGAATGATTCGGTCTGGGTCTGGGAGGATGATTCAATTGCTTTTGATGCACTAGAAAATGACTATTTTGCTGGCCATAACATCACAATTGTTGAATTTTCAAAG CCAGGTCATGGTTCAATTCTTCAATATGGGCATCTCTTTAGATATACGCCCTTCAAAGGATTCAATGGGAGGGATTCTTTCTCTTATACAATATGTGACGTGAATGGAAACATTGCCTCTGGTGGTGTGGATATATCTGTGCTAAGCATCCCTCCTCAGGTCGTTTCAGTACCAAGTCAATTGTTGGCAACTGAAGATGTTATTAGTCCGAGATTTGG TGGTTTCTCTGGACTTGAGATTATGTATTCAGATTCAACTGAAAATATCAGCATTACATTTAGTGCACAATCTGGGATTGTTTTTCTGTCTCCTATGCTGATGCAATTCTGGAAGCCAGCCTGGAGTATTTCTTCTACGTCCAAGGAGGTTGGAAATACTACCGAATTAACATTAACTGGTTGTGTTGAAGAAATCAATTTTGCCATACAGTCGCTGCAGTATTTTGG AAATGAAGACTTCTACGGCACTGATACAATTCAAGTCTCTACGATGAACAAAAATGGGAAGAACAGTTTAGATATTCCTATATTGGTGGAAGCTATCAATGATCCTCCACTAATTAATCTCCCTCCTTTTGTTATTATGGATCAAGGAAGTGAGGACGGATTCATTTTTACTAGAGACGGGAATAAGTCCGTTGTTTTTGTTGGAGATCCAGATCTACTGCATTATCCTG GGAATGCGTCCCGTTTCTTGGTTATGTTCTCCATGGAAGTCACCTCTGGCTTCCTTTCAACAAAGCTTCCTGCTAACCTCATTAGTACGACCGAATTAAAATTGAGAACCAGCTACCAGTGGCAGCCTCTTCAGACATATGTAACCATCTCAGAACATTTTATGGTCAAAGCCAAAGGCATTAGGTTTCGGGGTACACTAGAAGACTGCAACAGTGTCTTGGAGCAATTGTTATATCAT GGTGATGAACATCGTGTTTTTCTTATTGTGACAGTGAATGATATGGGGAACTACGGGTGCTACCCAGACTGCACTGATTTGATGTCAATGCCTCATTTTGTAGAGGCTTCTGTTAGTCTCATGAGAGAAAGACCTCTGAGTTCATTTTTTGTACATG CTTTTGGATCGGCaattattgttgaatttattCTGGTGCTTTCGCTTGGTGTGATACTTCTATGCTTCATATGCAAATGTGCATTTGTTCTCATTAATGAGAAAAGGAGGCAGACACCCCAGGATTCTGAGCTCTCCAATGCCCAACATTCCCACGAAGGAAAA TTAATCGAGTGTTTATCTGATAAGATGACTCGTCTGAGAGGATGCTGTTCAAATTCCGTCATGTCTAATCTCCAGCTCTCCAAATTCCATATGCG GTCCTGCCTACAGCTTGGAATTGGAGGATGTCCTAAACCCACTAATACGTCTTCAAATGATCAGCTTGAAATGACTTCTCCTTCTGGGCTAAGTCCTGCAGCTTCTACAAAAGATAAGCAATTTTCAAACCAACTGGAACAGCCTCAAGTTTATTAA
- the LOC107879851 gene encoding protein GAMETE EXPRESSED 2 isoform X2 codes for MANQLLFCTILVFFVSLFPSLTHQLSLSEDMPVPSFAFSWLDNNGTYVAGAVATIMVKVIENFDPAKVKHPFNPNISVNDKMGNSSYISGVSSNFGGNFGDWTISFVPIMTGLFNVLITDDHFNVFDSSLHFQVTPGSIYPSASVVSWKNGVSEFAAGTKASIMILPKDAFGNNISSASHEGLNTYNFTSSISTFNGSIAAMLNFTNKGWDVFGYLVAEFVVATAGSLFLNIEGDNQTLSGCPLMFIVNPGSLDVSKCLLQWELETKYFQIFSLVEGFIHQHDQYGNLVPGLYEFDVEVIENGTDLIIPVTDMQFRQVGLGIQLFSFSLKEPGDFKLMIYHKEQNNSISTMPFHFTVYIGYCDGMNSIVNGSGLNDSVAGETARFSVLLRDAYLYPSLVEIESLQVQVVKEFDSYHAQASIHPMRVVNGTACGSNLNCSALNDVELAFTPLADANLDPRNMRFNAFDVSYIPERSGIYEIRVFCGNIPLNGGHPFRKAVSAGKVNISLSGPVKFSPKVPKLTKNEITVQLMDSYSNPVSLQQSRLKLEIGSVNRSVFLIGNFSDNKDGTYSGNYQATDVGTYELCASFDGMHFTPCPFGVNVYTSEYFPRVQNDSVWVWEDDSIAFDALENDYFAGHNITIVEFSKPGHGSILQYGHLFRYTPFKGFNGRDSFSYTICDVNGNIASGGVDISVLSIPPQVVSVPSQLLATEDVISPRFGGFSGLEIMYSDSTENISITFSAQSGIVFLSPMLMQFWKPAWSISSTSKEVGNTTELTLTGCVEEINFAIQSLQYFGNEDFYGTDTIQVSTMNKNGKNSLDIPILVEAINDPPLINLPPFVIMDQGSEDGFIFTRDGNKSVVFVGDPDLLHYPGNASRFLVMFSMEVTSGFLSTKLPANLISTTELKLRTSYQWQPLQTYVTISEHFMVKAKGIRFRGTLEDCNSVLEQLLYHGDEHRVFLIVTVNDMGNYGCYPDCTDLMSMPHFVEASVSLMRERPLSSFFVHAFGSAIIVEFILVLSLGVILLCFICKCAFVLINEKRRQTPQDSELSNAQHSHEGKLIECLSDKMTRLRGCCSNSVMSNLQLSKFHMRLELEDVLNPLIRLQMISLK; via the exons ATGGCGAATCAACTTCTCTTTTGCACCATCTTAGTGTTCTTCGTCTCTCTTTTTCCCTCTTTAACTCATCAACTTTCATTATCAG AAGATATGCCAGTTCCTAGTTTTGCATTTAGTTGGTTGGACAACAATGGTACATATGTTGCTGGGGCTGTGGCAACCATAATGGTCaaggttattgaaaattttgatccTGCCAAAGTGAAGCACCCTTTCAATCCCAACATCAGTGTCAATGATAAAATGGGAAACAGTTCTTACATTTCTGGCGTTTCATCAAATTTTGGTGGTAATTTTGGGGATTGGACGATTTCTTTCGTTCCCATCATGACCGGGTTGTTCAATGTGCTGATCACTGATGATCACTTCAATGTTTTTGATTCTTCACTGCATTTTCAAGTCACCCCAG GTAGCATCTATCCATCTGCAAGTGTAGTGTCATGGAAAAATGGAGTGAGTGAATTTGCAGCAGGGACGAAAGCTTCAATTATGATTCTTCCTAAAGATGCATTTGGGAATAATATATCTTCTGCAAGTCATGAAGGACTGAACACTTACAACTTTACATCATCTATATCTACTTTCAATGGTTCCATTGCAGCTATGCTCAATTTCACCAATAAAGGATGGGATGTATTTGGTTATCTTGTGGCGGAGTTTGTTGTAGCTACAGCTGGAAGTCTTTTCCTTAATATAGAAGGAGACAACCAAACATTGAGTGGTTGTCCACTAATGTTCATAGTGAACCCAG GATCTCTGGATGTTTCAAAATGTTTGTTGCAGTGGGAACTTGAAACAAAATACTTCCAAATATTTTCTCTTGTAGAAGGTTTTATCCACCAGCACGATCAATATGGAAATCTTGTTCCAGGGTTGTATGAATTTGATGTTGAAGTTATTGAAAATGGGACAGATTTGATTATTCCTGTGACAGATATGCAATTCAGGCAGGTCGGCCTGGGTATCCAGTTGTTCTCCTTCAGCCTAAAGGAACCAGGGGACTTCAAACTTATGATATATCACAAAGAGCAgaataattccatctcaacaatGCCGTTTCATTTTACTGTGTATATAG GTTATTGTGATGGAATGAATAGTATTGTTAATGGGTCGGGTCTAAATGACTCTGTTGCTGGTGAAACTGCAAGGTTCTCTGTCTTATTGAGGGATGCTTATCTATATCCTTCACTTGTTGAGATAGAAAGCCTGCAAGTACAAGTAGTGAAGGAATTCGATTCTTATCATGCACAAGCAAGCATACACCCAATGAGGGTGGTCAATG GAACTGCATGTGGTTCGAATTTGAATTGCAGTGCACTTAATGATGTGGAACTTGCTTTTACTCCTCTGGCTGATGCAAACCTTGAT CCGAGAAACATGAGATTTAATGCCTTTGATGTTAGTTATATACCAGAGAGGAGCGGTATCTATGAAATTCGTGTATTTTGTGGAAATATTCCATTAAATGGGGGTCATCCATTCAGAAAGGCAGTAAGTGCAG GCAAAGTTAATATATCTCTTTCAGGACCTGTGAAATTCAGTCCAAAAGTACCAAAGCTGACAAAGAATGAGATCACTGTTCAACTCATGGATTCATATTCTAATCCAGTCTCCTTACAGCAGTCAAGGTTAAAGTTGGAGATTGGTTCAGTTAACAGATCGGTTTTTTTAATTGGGAATTTTAGTGATAATAAGGATGGCACGTATAGTGGAAACTACCAGGCAACGGATGTTGGCACCTATGAGTTATGTGCCTCTTTTGATGGAATGCATTTCACGCCATGCCCCTTTGGTGTGAATGTATACACTA GTGAGTATTTCCCTAGAGTACAGAATGATTCGGTCTGGGTCTGGGAGGATGATTCAATTGCTTTTGATGCACTAGAAAATGACTATTTTGCTGGCCATAACATCACAATTGTTGAATTTTCAAAG CCAGGTCATGGTTCAATTCTTCAATATGGGCATCTCTTTAGATATACGCCCTTCAAAGGATTCAATGGGAGGGATTCTTTCTCTTATACAATATGTGACGTGAATGGAAACATTGCCTCTGGTGGTGTGGATATATCTGTGCTAAGCATCCCTCCTCAGGTCGTTTCAGTACCAAGTCAATTGTTGGCAACTGAAGATGTTATTAGTCCGAGATTTGG TGGTTTCTCTGGACTTGAGATTATGTATTCAGATTCAACTGAAAATATCAGCATTACATTTAGTGCACAATCTGGGATTGTTTTTCTGTCTCCTATGCTGATGCAATTCTGGAAGCCAGCCTGGAGTATTTCTTCTACGTCCAAGGAGGTTGGAAATACTACCGAATTAACATTAACTGGTTGTGTTGAAGAAATCAATTTTGCCATACAGTCGCTGCAGTATTTTGG AAATGAAGACTTCTACGGCACTGATACAATTCAAGTCTCTACGATGAACAAAAATGGGAAGAACAGTTTAGATATTCCTATATTGGTGGAAGCTATCAATGATCCTCCACTAATTAATCTCCCTCCTTTTGTTATTATGGATCAAGGAAGTGAGGACGGATTCATTTTTACTAGAGACGGGAATAAGTCCGTTGTTTTTGTTGGAGATCCAGATCTACTGCATTATCCTG GGAATGCGTCCCGTTTCTTGGTTATGTTCTCCATGGAAGTCACCTCTGGCTTCCTTTCAACAAAGCTTCCTGCTAACCTCATTAGTACGACCGAATTAAAATTGAGAACCAGCTACCAGTGGCAGCCTCTTCAGACATATGTAACCATCTCAGAACATTTTATGGTCAAAGCCAAAGGCATTAGGTTTCGGGGTACACTAGAAGACTGCAACAGTGTCTTGGAGCAATTGTTATATCAT GGTGATGAACATCGTGTTTTTCTTATTGTGACAGTGAATGATATGGGGAACTACGGGTGCTACCCAGACTGCACTGATTTGATGTCAATGCCTCATTTTGTAGAGGCTTCTGTTAGTCTCATGAGAGAAAGACCTCTGAGTTCATTTTTTGTACATG CTTTTGGATCGGCaattattgttgaatttattCTGGTGCTTTCGCTTGGTGTGATACTTCTATGCTTCATATGCAAATGTGCATTTGTTCTCATTAATGAGAAAAGGAGGCAGACACCCCAGGATTCTGAGCTCTCCAATGCCCAACATTCCCACGAAGGAAAA TTAATCGAGTGTTTATCTGATAAGATGACTCGTCTGAGAGGATGCTGTTCAAATTCCGTCATGTCTAATCTCCAGCTCTCCAAATTCCATATGCG CTTGGAATTGGAGGATGTCCTAAACCCACTAATACGTCTTCAAATGATCAGCTTGAAATGA